A segment of the Streptomyces sp. NBC_00376 genome:
CCACGTCGATGCCGAGTTCCAGCGTGCTGGTCGAAACGATGACGCAGTCGCGCGCGTCGGCGAATGCCTGCTCCGCACGGCGTCGCTCGTCAACCGACAGAGAGGCGTGCGACAGAAACGTGGTCACGCCTCTCAGGCGGAGCTTTTCGCCCAGCTCTTCGACCAGGCGGCGCGATTCGCAGAACACGAGGCGCTTCTCACCCCGATGGAGTGCCGCTATCACAGTCGCCGCGTTCTCGACCGAACCGACGTAATCAAGTTCGATGTCACCCGGCACCGCATGTGCACCCTGCTGTCGCGGCTCGTCGAGATGCGGTGCGACCACACGAGCCGAACGGCGGCCCGCAGCCGAACCCTGGAGCCAGTGGAGCAGCTCGGCAGGATTGCCAACGGTCGCGGAGAGCCCAATGCGTTGCACGGGGCGGCCTACTGTCTTCTGAAGCCTCTCCAGCACTGCCAGCAGGTGCCACCCGCGGTCGTCGCCGGCGAACGCATGGACTTCGTCCACGACGATCGCCTGCAGACCCGAGAAGAATGCTCTGTGATCGACGTTGGCACTGACCAGCATCGCCTCGAGAGATTCCGGTGTGGTGAGCAGCACGTCCGGCCGGTCGGCCAGGATCCTCTTTCGCCGCCCGGCGGTCACGTCCCCGTGCCAGAGAGCCGCAGTACGCCCGAGCCAGCCGGTATACGTCTCGAGCCGTGGTAGCAAATTGTTGAGCAGGGCCTTGAGGGGACACACGTACAACACCGACGTCCCCGACCAGCGTTCCGCCGTCATTCTCGACAACAGAGGAAAACTGGCCGCCTCGGTCTTTCCCCCCGCTGTGGGAGCCAGCAGAATGGTGTCCTCCCCGGCCATGACAGGCCCGATCGACTCCTCCTGCAGGGGGCGCAGTCCGCGCCACCCGAGGGAGTTGACGATGTGGTGCACCAGGACCGGATCCAGATCATCGAGGGGGCTCACGGCAGTTCCAGTTCGATGTCGCCCGCACTCGACGCCGCCGCGTTGCGCTCCACTTCGTTCAGCTCGGCGCTGGACACGGTGAGCGCATAGTGCAGCCGAGGATCGAACTCGTCGAACTCATCGACCCGGTCGAGCACATCGGCGACGATTTTGCGCAGGAACAGCCGCGGTGCCACGCCGACCTTCCCGCCGAGGCCGCCCGTCACCGCGGCGGCCAGTTCACCGATGTACGCGTCATCGACCCGCGCCGCGATCCGCTCGGGGTTCCGGGCCGCTCCCACGTACAAGTCGCGTACGTTCCGCCCCAGTTCCCCGAGCCGGGGCAGATCGAATCCGGCCAGCCGCAGTTGCACGGCGCGCGGTGAGTCGAATCGCGGGTCGGTCGTGAAGTCGGTGGCGAGTCTCTGGGCAAGCGGGGGGAGCCGTTGCACGCCCTGCTGTCCGTCGTAGAAGGCGGGTGTCCCCGTAATCACCAGGAAGAGGCCGGGAAAGCGGCCTGTGTCGATTTCGTCGAGCAGCTGCCGCAGGGCGTTGAGGCCCTTCTCGCGCACGTCTCCGCGTACGCGCTGGAGGGTCTCGATCTCGTCGAGCACCACCAGCAGCCCGGGGTGGCCGCAGTCCCGCAGCACGGTCAGGAGCCCTTGGAGGAAGCCCAGTGCGCCGAAGTGGTCGAGATCGCCGCGCACACCGGCTGCACGCCGCGCGGAGGATGCGACCGACTTCTGACCGCCCAGCCACGCGATGAGCGCCTCGGCCGTAGCGGCGTCCCCGGCAGCCCTCGCTTCGCGGTAACCGCGAAGGGCTGCGGCGAACGCGGGAGTGGTGCGTGCGACCTCGGCGAGGCGCTGCTCCATGAGTGCGTCGACGGCAGTCCCGAGGGCCTTCTCGTCGTCGTCCTCCACTTCACCCGCGTCGAGGATTTCCTCCTCGAGGGTGTAGAACCACGAGTCGATCACGGCCCGTAGCGCACTGGGCTGGTGGGTGGCGGTGGTGAGTCGCTCCGTGAGTCGGCGGTAGACGGTTTCCAGCCGGTGCAGCGGTGTCTCCGTCTCGGAGATCTGCACTTCGGTGGTGGCAAGGCCTGCACGCTTGGCCCGCTCGGCCAGCCACCTGGCGAAGAAGGTCTTGCCGGAGCCGTACTCACCACGGATGGCGTGAAAAGCGGATCCA
Coding sequences within it:
- the brxD gene encoding BREX system ATP-binding protein BrxD, which gives rise to MTGATEVSAARRREVVDALRRGTVPQSGLDLFAVGLDHFSGALNDDIATVARGGSAFHAIRGEYGSGKTFFARWLAERAKRAGLATTEVQISETETPLHRLETVYRRLTERLTTATHQPSALRAVIDSWFYTLEEEILDAGEVEDDDEKALGTAVDALMEQRLAEVARTTPAFAAALRGYREARAAGDAATAEALIAWLGGQKSVASSARRAAGVRGDLDHFGALGFLQGLLTVLRDCGHPGLLVVLDEIETLQRVRGDVREKGLNALRQLLDEIDTGRFPGLFLVITGTPAFYDGQQGVQRLPPLAQRLATDFTTDPRFDSPRAVQLRLAGFDLPRLGELGRNVRDLYVGAARNPERIAARVDDAYIGELAAAVTGGLGGKVGVAPRLFLRKIVADVLDRVDEFDEFDPRLHYALTVSSAELNEVERNAAASSAGDIELELP